In Procambarus clarkii isolate CNS0578487 chromosome 36, FALCON_Pclarkii_2.0, whole genome shotgun sequence, one DNA window encodes the following:
- the LOC123756167 gene encoding inactive hydroxysteroid dehydrogenase-like protein 1 yields MDVLVDSAKWLLEEAVKDLQQVKDVLCVIGVVYVGKVTLTVVCNLASVLRVHVWSKLVSRNLVREYGGKWAVVTGSSDGIGKGYAAALAKKGMNVMLISRTQEKLEKVAQDICGQYGVQTEIMQVDFALGQPIYDDIGKRLAGKDIGILVNNVGLVGSLPSFFKDLPQEDIWAILNVNSAAAASMTKLVLPGMLARKKGAIINISSVAGCMSLPLFQMYCASKAFIDHFSEALDYECRLSGITVQNITPCAVSTNMTKFDPLIHKQGFFTPSQSKFASHALSTLGYARNTTGYWTHGIQLWLTQAMPSWLMVNAHMWRYKSFTKKSN; encoded by the exons ATGGATGTCTTGGTTGACTCTGCAAAGTGGCTATTGGAGGAGGCAGTGAAAGACCTACAGCAAGTGAAGGATGTGTTGTGCGTCATTGGGGTCGTGTACGTAGGGAAGGTGACACTAACGGTGGTCTGCAATCTGGCTTCAGTGCTGAGGGTGCATGTCTGGTCCAAGCTGGTGTCCAGGAACCTGGTCAGAGAATACGGCGGCAAATGGGCAG TTGTGACAGGTTCTTCTGATGGCATAGGCAAAGGATATGCCGCTGCCCTTGCCAAGAAGGGCATGAATGTTATGCTGATCTCCCGCACCCAAGAGAAGTTGGAGAAGGTTGCTCAAGATATAT GTGGCCAGTATGGAGTCCAAACAGAGATTATGCAAGTGGATTTTGCTCTTGGCCAACCAATATATGACGATATTGGTAAACGCCTTGCAGGCAAGGACATTGGAATTTTAG TCAACAATGTCGGACTGGTTGGTTCTCTCCCGTCTTTCTTCAAGGATTTGCCTCAAGAGGATATCTGGGCAATTCTTAATGTAAATTCAGCAGCTGCAGCTTCTATGACAAAATTAGTGCTACCTGGCATGTTAGCACGCAAGAAGGGTGCCATCATCAACATTAGCTCAGTTGCAGGATGCATGTCCCTGCCACTTTTTCAGATGTATTGTGCAAGTAAG GCATTCATAGACCACTTTTCTGAAGCATTGGATTATGAGTGTCGGTTATCTGGTATAACTGTGCAGAATATCACACCTTGTGCAGTCTCAACCAACATGACTAAGTTTGATCCACTAATACATAAACAAG GTTTCTTCACTCCGAGTCAATCCAAGTTTGCTTCTCATGCTCTCTCTACGCTGGGTTATGCTCGTAACACCACTGGATACTGGACCCATGGAATTCAG TTATGGCTCACTCAGGCAATGCCATCGTGGCTGATGGTCAACGCACACATGTGGAGGTACAAGTCTTTTACAAAGAAATCAAATTGA